The proteins below come from a single Cottoperca gobio chromosome 11, fCotGob3.1, whole genome shotgun sequence genomic window:
- the LOC115015930 gene encoding stathmin-like: protein MAASEEILIKELDKRASGQAFEVILAAPAPDAKADFPLAPPKKKDVSMEEIQRKLDAAEERRKNHEAEVLKHLAEKREHEKAVLQKAMEENNNFSKIAEEKLNQKMEANKENRTALLAAMNEKFKEKDKKVEEVRKNKETKEGTED, encoded by the exons ATGGCAGCCTCTGAAG AAATCCTGATCAAGGAGCTCGACAAGCGTGCCTCTGGCCAAGCCTTTGAGGTGATCCTGGCAGCTCCTGCCCCAGATGCCAAGGCTGATTTCCCCCTGGCTCCTCCCAAGAAGAAGGATGTCTCGATGGAGGAAATCCAGAGGAAGCTGGATGCTGCAGAGGAGAGACGCAAG AACCATGAAGCTGAGGTTCTTAAGCACTTAGCTGAGAAGCGTGAACATGAAAAGGCAGTGCTACAGAAAGCTATGGAGGAGAACAACAACTTCAGTAAGATTGCAGAGGAGAAGCTCAATCAGAAGATGGAGGCCAACAAAGAGAACCGCACAGCACTTTTGGCAGCGATGAATGAGAAGTTCAAGGAGAAG gacAAGAAGGTGGAAGAGGTGCGAAAGAACAAGGAGACCAAAGAAGGTACCGAAGACTGA